The following DNA comes from Bdellovibrionota bacterium.
GTTAGCAACATCTGCGTTTTCAGTTTTCAATTCTACAAGATCAACAAATGTTCCTGTATTTTCTGTGCCTCTCGCGGTGTAACGACTTTGTTTTCCATTTGAAAAAATCATTACACGATTTTCTTTGTATCCATATTTAAATTGATAAAAGAAAGAAGCACCACTTTGTTTCACCGAGCAGACAGAAATTTCGGTGATGCAGCGACTTTCTACTTTATCTGCTAGAATGTAAGGATGTGCCTGATAACACTTTCCACATTTTTTTCCACCGTGAGCTTGAGCGCTCATCCCGATCATCATCAGCATTACTATAATTAATTTTTTCATTTTATTTCCTTTGTTAAAATTGAATTGAAAAATTGTTAGCATTATATCCTGTCCATATTACCCTCTCTCCAATTATAAATTTTGCATCTGCCGGTATAAATCTCACGTTTATATACTGGAGAGTAGAGCTGTAGGAATAAATTAATTTAAAAAAGGTAACATCCGGACATTTGTTGATTGCTTTATAAAGATCATAGGACAAGTTATCTTTGCTCCATATAGAGTATTGATCTGGGAGCAAATCATACAAATCGTATGCGCCTCTTCTAATTTTTATTCCACATTTTTTTAATCTCCCCATTTTGATGTCTTGGATAAGTGCTGTTGCCGATACATAAGACTCCAAACCAAGAATTTCTCCAATCATTGATACAAATTCTGGGTCATAACTCCACTGGGAACCGTGAACCTCTAATTGTTTTTGCATAATCATTTCTGCATTTACCAACTCAGCATATTGAATCTCTGGTTTAACTATCCAAAGAGCTTCATGAAACAGAATGGCTCCTTGTTCTGCAGGTTTTAATTCAAAAAATGGGGGTAATAAATACGTATCATCAGCAATCGTAATAGCTGCTAATCCTAAACTGTTAGGGCTGGCTTGATCTTTAAAAAGTTTTATGTATTCGGCAATTAGTCTTTCATACGTTCCTTGTTCAAGCTGACTCTTTTCAATCTTAAAATAACGCCTAGTCGGACTTGGCGCTAACGCTTTAATAAACTTTCCAATGTAATTTTTTGTTAAATCTTCATTGCTATAAAACAACGAAACAAGCATGGATAAACCTGGAATTTCCTGTAGGCCTTGAGGAATGCTCAACTTCACCATTTCTATTTTCATTCCCGCAGAACCAAACGTAAGATACATTCCATTACGCTTAATCACTCCCCCGCCGCCACCATCTTGGCCTTTCAATGTGGGTTTTGGTTCCGCTGGCCCTGCGAAGCTTTGAAAGCTTGCGAGCAACATCAATATTAAAATTATTTTCTTCATTTTTACTCCTCTTAGTTACTTTTCTTTTTATTCTTTAAGTTTTTTGTTTTATTTCCCGTGAGCGGGAAAAACCCTAGCTGCAACTGATAGACTTCATCTGGCCGAGGTGAAGCTTCCATCAGTTCACATAGTTTTTTTCTGAACGCTTGAATTTCTTTTTTTGCTTTAAGTATATCTTTCGTATTGATCGCTATCGTAATGCTGGAGTGATCACGAATTGCGTAATCATCCTTTGCTAAGGATTCTAAGGATTTTTCAAGAAGTTGCTTTTGATATCTCTTTTTGGCTTCAGAGGTCTGTTGGGGATTGTAGTGAGTGGTAAAACCATCCGTTTTATCCAACCAAACATTTCCGTTGATTTCTAGAATTCCCACTCTTTGCAATCGATCAAGAGCGATTTTAATTTGATTGGAATTCACGTTGAGTCTTTTGGAAATCCAATTCGCGTCCGGTTTAAAATCCGAAAGTTTCATCAGTTCCAATATCGTGAGGTGGTACCACTCGGATACGATCACAAACATTTCTTGCGAAAGCTGTTTGAATTCGGCGTGCTTAGAATCCTCGGTGTGACCCAATGCTTGTCTTTGATAATTCCAAACTTCTTCCGAAGTGAGGTTTAAAGCAAAGCCAATCTTGCCCATCATCTCGGCCGTCAATGCGCGCTTACCGGATAATATTCCAGATAAGGTCGCAGCACTTACGCCAAGCTGTTTCGCAAAAGCTCTTAATGAGAAGCTAGGATTCTTCCTGATCTTTTCTTCTAAGCCCATTTTAATTTTTAATGTGAAATTTTCTGTTTGCATTTGGAGCAAACTACACAAGGATTTATTTTATTGCCATGTTTTGTGAAACAAAGTGTTTCATGAAAGAAACGCTATGAAAAGTTTATAGAAAGCCTAACCCGGCTCAGCACTCACCGTAAACTCTTCGGTTTCCAAATCTTCAACATTCACTTTGATCATGATGGGCTTACAGCAGACCTGGCAGTCTTCTATATACTCCGTATTTCCCTGACTCAGGTCCAAGAAAGTCGTAAAAAATTCTCCACAATGTGGACATTCAATTTCAGCTGCTGGTTCGAACTGCATTACTTACCTCTTTAAAAAACTCAATTATAGACAAACAAATAAAAGGGGCCCATCTCATCATTTCCAGTTTCTTCTATTTTCCAACCGTGGGATTTATAAAAACGAACTGCCTTATCATTCTTTACTACGCACTTTAAGCTTGCCGGTCTGCCTATAGTCTTTAATGCATATTGCAGAAGGGTTTTCCCGTAGCCTTTGTTTTGATATTTAGAATCTATGTAGAGATGGTGGATAAAATTATCCGCCTTCCAAATAGAAATAAAGCCCGCAATATTATTGCCATCTAGAATAACGTGAATCTCCTCACCCAAAGTATCTGCAAAGAAATCCCTCAACTTGAAAGTCCCATCCGGCATCCAGTTGAAGGTCTCGCTCCTCGAATAAAAATAAATATTCGCAAGCGTTGGAATATCTGTGGTCTCGTATTTCCGTATTTTCATATATATTAATTTTTAATCCAATTTGCAGAATGTGCAAGACTGTTCTTGGGAATGTGTCGTAACCTACTAATGCCAACAAACTTGAAAGGAACGTCTATGGAAGTTCAAGAAATTCATCGAGGTCGCTTAATTGATCATTTGCATTTAGTAGTCAAAGATCTTGGAGCCAGCAAGAAATTCTACGAAGCAATCTTCACCGCATTGAAAATTCCTTGGGGTGGTGATGGAAAAGATTTTTTTTGGGTGGATGAACTTTTTGTTTCAACAAAATCCAGTGAGGCCGCGCAAGGGCATCTCACCGGTCGATCTCACTTTGCTTTTCAAGCACACGACGAAAAAATGGTGCAGGCTTTTCACCAGGCAGGTTTGGCGGCTGGCGGAAAAGACAACGGAAAACCCGGGATTCGACCTTACCATCCAGGATACTACGCCGCTTTTTTGATTGATCCTGATGGGAATAATGTCGAAGCCGTCTTTCACGGAAAAGCCAAAAGAAGTTCTTCTTCCGTTAAAATTAATTTTTGAATCAGTCGCTGTATCTTGCAGCGCCTCTTTTGTCAGATGAAGTTTTCTTTCTAACTTTTACGTAGTTCTTGCCAATTTTTCTTTTGGTTTGCAGGGCCGCGTATTTTTTAAAGCGAGGAAAAAGATTTTCTTCTTCTTCGTCAAGATGGTGCTCAAGAAATTCACAATAAATCTTCATTTGCTCGAGACGACGATCTTTATCCGAAACTTTTTTTAGGCCACGAATCACATTCTCATGCACCCGATGCTCTTCGTAACCTTCCATAGTTGCGTCCTTAAATTTAGGATGGTTCCGAATGAGCGTAAAAAATGTATTTTCTTCGGCCTTCACGTGGGAGTTGACGGATTTTTCTAGTTCTTTAAAGGCTTTCATTTGTTTGGCCGGAGTTGATCTACTGGATTTAACTTGCGCCATCAGTTTGCGCAGTAGACGATGATCGGCCAACAACAGTTTAATGATCCCCAAATGATGTTCTTTGGTTGGACTTAGCGATACTTTTTTAAGTTTGGATTTTTTAGCCATTATTCTTTCTCCATATCCGCAATGACTTCGTTGGCAGCAGAGATCGAAGCCTTCATATCCACCATCAGATTTTCGATATCTTTTTCAATGCGCACGTGTTCCTTCTTAAGAGAGGCAATCGCCTTTGCATTTAGATTGTGCTTTAGAAAAAGAACTTGGTCTTTTAGCTTTGCCAAAACGGGTTTTATTTTTATTTCAGATTTACCAAGATTTGTTTTTAGAAGTGCATATTTCTTTTTTGTAGCACTCAAGGATGCAGAACTCTTTGCTCTTAGATCTGCCGAGGTGATTTCTTTAATTTCTTTATCCCATTCTTCAAAAAGATCCGCGGCGGTGGTGTTGACTCTCTTGATGCTGTCATGAACTTCATTCGCGCGAGATTGCGCATCTTCGTAGGATGAATTTAGATCTTTATATTTGCTTTCTAAATTTCCTCCATCAAAGTTATAAACTTCTTTTAGTTTATCTAAAGCGGATTGCAAAGATTCTTTCGTCTCTTCTTGTCCGTCTTTGGTTTGTTCTAGATATTTTTTAAATAAATCTCTTTTTTCGACGCCAACAATTTCCCAGGCAGAGTACTTAGTGTTTCTAGCCGCCTTTTCAATCGCCGTTTGGCAGCCAAATAAAAATAGCGAACTGATAAGAACGACTTTAAAAAAATGCATAAACTCCCCTTTAACAAAATGATATGGAATGGACTTGGAAAAAATTGGCGCGGTCGGCAGGAGTCGAACCTGCGACCACCAGATTCGTAGTCTGGTACTCTATCCAGCTGAGCTACGACCGCACTCTTGGTAAATTAGAAACGTTAGGAATATAGAGAACTTGCAAATAAATCAAGATATTCATAGATTAACAGGCAGGAGAATCAATTATGATTATAGAAAAGATACCAGAAACATGGAAAAAGTCTCTAGTTGAAGCTCAAGAAACTTTACAGAAATTCTTGGCTGATCCTGAACTGCTTAAAAAATGCGAAGAGTTTTCAAATATTCTGATCAATTCTTTCAAATCTGGAGGAAAACTCCTAACTTGTGGAAATGGGGGCTCACACTGTGACGCTATGCATTTTGCCGAAGAATTCACCGGCAGGTATAGGAAGGATCGTCGCCCTTTAGGAGCTTTAGCTTTGGGCGATGCCAGTCACACAACTTGTGTAAGCAATGATTATGGTTTTGAGTACGTTTTCTCGAGGCAAGTTCAAGGCCTCGGCAGAAAAGGCGATGTTCTCGTCGGCCTTTCAACAAGTGGCAATTCTAAGAATGTGATCTTAGCGGTTCAAGAAGCTAAAAAACTGGGCATTAAAACCGTGGCACTTTTAGGAAAAGACGGTGGTGAACTTAAAGGATTGGCAGATCTATCTATTGTGATCCCCGCTCAAACATCTGATCGTATTCAGGAAATGCATATCAAGATCATTCATACTGTAATTGAAACAGTGGAGCGCGAAATATTCCCTGAAAACTACTGAGTCTGCTAAGAAGGGTTGCTTAGAGCTCTTCGATGTGGCAGAAATAGAGCCCTGGTAATTTGTACTTCAGCAATCTATACGGAAAAGTGGGTGAGTGGCTGAAACCAACAGTTTGCTAAACTGTCGTACGGGGTCAACCCGTACCGAGGGTTCAAATCCCTCCTTTTCCGCCATTTTTTCTTAACTTAATCATTTCAATAATTTGAGAATCAAAATTATTTTGCGTGACCACTAATTAAAAAAATTATTTTCTAATATCGCTTTTCTTTAGTTTACGATGACTTTCAAAAACCGTAAGAATTTCTATCGATGTTTTTTTGATTCTATAAACTAGACGGTAATTTTCAATTATAAGTTCTTTTATGTTTTCTTTATTAAACTCAGGTACAACTCTGCCGCGACCCGGAAGACTTTCCAAGCTTTCGCCAGCATCAAATAACTCTTGTACCCAAGCTTCAGCTCTTTCAAATGAGTCTCTAGAAATATATTCTTTTATTAAAAGTAGGTCTTGGACAGATTTCTCAGTCCATACAATTTTAAAACCACTCATTTCTTTTTAAGGCCCAATTTTTTTTTTGCTTCTTTTGAAGTTAGCACTCTACCATTATCAGCATCTTCTAAGCCCTGATTAACAGACGCCATAAATCTCGCCGTTTCCTGCTCTTGAATGCGATCAAATTCCGCTGGCGACAAAAGCACTCCCGCTGGCTTACCATTTTGTGTGATAAGCAGAGGTTGAGCCGATGAATTAATTTTTTCCAATAATGCTGGAGCCTGATTTTTAAACTCAGCTAGAGTAACTACATCTTGGGATATCTTTATTGCCTTCATAAACACCTCTTTATAGGACTATTATAAGTCTTTTATCGGTCTTTTAAAAGACTTTTTTAACATGTTAAAGCCCGCTTAAGCTAACAGAGCTTTTAATGTCTCAAATTGAGAATTTCGTAACCACAAGGACGCCAAAATAGACTAAAAAAGCAGTTCCAACACTATAACCTACTGTACAACTGTCTACTCCTTTGTATGAACTATTGGGTCTAACATATGTAATTGCAGTAAAGCTTGGTTCAACTACACAATCTCCATGAGCTGCATTTGTTACGATAGTAGCGTCATTTGGCAAAGGGCTTCCGAGCATCAACGTGTAATACTGAGCTCTTTGATCACCGAGCAAATTTTCTGCAAAAGCTGAGCTACCAAAAATAGTAACACCAATAGCAAGACATAAAATCATTTTATTTTTTAGCATAGACATCCAACTCAAAACAAATATCCACAAAATGAAAAATGTGTATATTGTTGAATGAAGTTTGCATAAAGCTTTACCTATATACTGTTGACAAACATTTTCCTCCGATTAGACTTTTTTTAAATTATATTTCCAAAGGGGGAAAAATGAAAATTTTTATGGTTCTATTTGTTTCTTTATTTGCTACGGCAGCGATGAGCTGTCCACCTATCAACTCGAAATTCCAATGCGAGAAAAATCCAGATGATCCATCTGATACCGGCGCTATCTCGGTTGAGAGTGTGCAATCTGGAGCAAACACTTTTTATAAATGGACAGACATGGATACTGGAGAGTCTTCAATGTATCCAACGGATGGACAAAAATACGCGATGGAGAATGGCGGAACATACGTGGGCACATGCGCGGGAAATAACTTCCAAATGATGCTGACAGGAACAGATGCTACGGTTGGACCTTACACTGTAGACATGTACTACACTTTAGATTCTGCCCAAAATCTTTTTAACAAAGGTACAATTCAATTCACGTATCAAGGCCAAAACCATACTGAAGAATTTGAAAATACTTGCACTAAACTTTAATTTTTTAAGTAAGAATTTTTTAAATTAAAAAACAAAAAGGACATTTTATGAATGTCCTTTTTGTCTTTATTTAAGCATCTCTTTGAACTTGGGCCTTACGGCCTATAGATTTTGAGAATCCCTTTACTCTTTGAGCTTCACTTTCATCAAAATGATGTTGATTTCTTACTCCCTGAGAGTCTTTTGATGCCTTGATCATTTTTTTTTGATCTTCTGGAACTTTTTTAATTTCAGATCTCTTTTCGGATCTCTTGG
Coding sequences within:
- a CDS encoding TIGR02147 family protein, with amino-acid sequence MQTENFTLKIKMGLEEKIRKNPSFSLRAFAKQLGVSAATLSGILSGKRALTAEMMGKIGFALNLTSEEVWNYQRQALGHTEDSKHAEFKQLSQEMFVIVSEWYHLTILELMKLSDFKPDANWISKRLNVNSNQIKIALDRLQRVGILEINGNVWLDKTDGFTTHYNPQQTSEAKKRYQKQLLEKSLESLAKDDYAIRDHSSITIAINTKDILKAKKEIQAFRKKLCELMEASPRPDEVYQLQLGFFPLTGNKTKNLKNKKKSN
- a CDS encoding type II toxin-antitoxin system Phd/YefM family antitoxin; this translates as MKAIKISQDVVTLAEFKNQAPALLEKINSSAQPLLITQNGKPAGVLLSPAEFDRIQEQETARFMASVNQGLEDADNGRVLTSKEAKKKLGLKKK
- a CDS encoding hemerythrin domain-containing protein, whose protein sequence is MAKKSKLKKVSLSPTKEHHLGIIKLLLADHRLLRKLMAQVKSSRSTPAKQMKAFKELEKSVNSHVKAEENTFFTLIRNHPKFKDATMEGYEEHRVHENVIRGLKKVSDKDRRLEQMKIYCEFLEHHLDEEEENLFPRFKKYAALQTKRKIGKNYVKVRKKTSSDKRGAARYSD
- a CDS encoding DUF2959 family protein, with protein sequence MHFFKVVLISSLFLFGCQTAIEKAARNTKYSAWEIVGVEKRDLFKKYLEQTKDGQEETKESLQSALDKLKEVYNFDGGNLESKYKDLNSSYEDAQSRANEVHDSIKRVNTTAADLFEEWDKEIKEITSADLRAKSSASLSATKKKYALLKTNLGKSEIKIKPVLAKLKDQVLFLKHNLNAKAIASLKKEHVRIEKDIENLMVDMKASISAANEVIADMEKE
- a CDS encoding GNAT family N-acetyltransferase encodes the protein MKIRKYETTDIPTLANIYFYSRSETFNWMPDGTFKLRDFFADTLGEEIHVILDGNNIAGFISIWKADNFIHHLYIDSKYQNKGYGKTLLQYALKTIGRPASLKCVVKNDKAVRFYKSHGWKIEETGNDEMGPFYLFVYN
- a CDS encoding CPXCG motif-containing cysteine-rich protein, with the protein product MQFEPAAEIECPHCGEFFTTFLDLSQGNTEYIEDCQVCCKPIMIKVNVEDLETEEFTVSAEPG
- the gmhA gene encoding D-sedoheptulose 7-phosphate isomerase; this encodes MIIEKIPETWKKSLVEAQETLQKFLADPELLKKCEEFSNILINSFKSGGKLLTCGNGGSHCDAMHFAEEFTGRYRKDRRPLGALALGDASHTTCVSNDYGFEYVFSRQVQGLGRKGDVLVGLSTSGNSKNVILAVQEAKKLGIKTVALLGKDGGELKGLADLSIVIPAQTSDRIQEMHIKIIHTVIETVEREIFPENY
- a CDS encoding VOC family protein, encoding MEVQEIHRGRLIDHLHLVVKDLGASKKFYEAIFTALKIPWGGDGKDFFWVDELFVSTKSSEAAQGHLTGRSHFAFQAHDEKMVQAFHQAGLAAGGKDNGKPGIRPYHPGYYAAFLIDPDGNNVEAVFHGKAKRSSSSVKINF
- a CDS encoding type II toxin-antitoxin system RelE/ParE family toxin, giving the protein MSGFKIVWTEKSVQDLLLIKEYISRDSFERAEAWVQELFDAGESLESLPGRGRVVPEFNKENIKELIIENYRLVYRIKKTSIEILTVFESHRKLKKSDIRK